A stretch of the Actinomycetota bacterium genome encodes the following:
- a CDS encoding ABC transporter ATP-binding protein — protein sequence MSLSVDVRVRREGFALDAAFEARAGETLALLGPNGAGKSTLVSILSGLLRPDEGRVVLHDAVLDEADRHVPAERRPVGVVFQDLLLFPHLSAAENVAFGLRARGTPRDAARERARRELHALGVDHRADAAPATLSGGEAQRVALARALAIEPALLLLDEPLSALDVGARGHIRELVASTLEGFDGVGVLVTHDPVEAMTLADRLVLLEDGRVTQVGTPEEVRDTPTTVYAADLVGVNLYRGRLEPLGGGDGRLIVAADGELIVTWPEGMDEGTPTEAAAVIRPADVVLHAAPPEGSSRNVLHGPVAAIAEEGARARVRLATSPPIVAEVTHDSVRRLHLAPGIEVWASVKAVEIRVVPV from the coding sequence GTGAGTCTGTCGGTCGACGTGCGGGTGCGCCGCGAAGGGTTCGCGCTCGACGCGGCGTTCGAGGCGCGGGCGGGAGAGACGCTCGCGCTGCTCGGGCCGAACGGCGCGGGGAAGTCGACGCTCGTGAGCATCCTCTCCGGACTGCTGCGTCCCGACGAGGGTCGTGTGGTGCTGCACGACGCGGTGCTCGACGAGGCAGACCGACATGTTCCCGCGGAGCGTCGGCCTGTGGGGGTCGTGTTCCAGGACCTGCTGCTGTTCCCGCACCTGTCGGCGGCCGAGAACGTCGCGTTCGGACTCCGCGCTCGAGGGACCCCACGGGACGCCGCGAGGGAGCGCGCTCGCCGCGAGCTGCATGCACTGGGCGTGGACCACCGTGCCGACGCGGCCCCGGCGACGCTGTCCGGGGGCGAGGCGCAGCGGGTGGCGCTCGCGCGGGCACTCGCGATCGAGCCCGCGCTGCTGCTGCTGGACGAACCACTGTCGGCGCTCGACGTCGGCGCGCGCGGCCACATCCGGGAGCTCGTCGCCTCGACGCTCGAGGGATTCGACGGGGTGGGTGTGCTCGTGACCCACGACCCGGTCGAGGCGATGACCCTCGCCGACCGGCTCGTGCTCCTCGAGGACGGGCGCGTCACGCAGGTGGGAACCCCCGAGGAGGTGCGCGACACGCCGACTACGGTCTACGCGGCCGACCTGGTGGGCGTGAACCTGTACCGGGGACGGCTCGAGCCCCTCGGAGGCGGCGACGGGCGGCTGATCGTCGCTGCGGATGGCGAGCTGATCGTGACCTGGCCCGAGGGCATGGACGAGGGCACTCCAACCGAGGCGGCGGCGGTGATCCGGCCGGCCGACGTGGTGCTCCACGCCGCGCCTCCGGAGGGATCGTCGCGGAACGTGCTCCACGGCCCGGTCGCCGCGATCGCCGAGGAAGGAGCACGCGCGCGGGTGCGACTGGCCACGTCCCCGCCGATCGTCGCCGAGGTAACCCACGACTCGGTCCGGCGTCTGCACCTGGCGCCCGGCATCGAGGTGTGGGCATCGGTCAAGGCCGTGGAGATCCGGGTCGTTCCCGTCTGA
- a CDS encoding fused MFS/spermidine synthase, with translation MSPFLAGSLVFSASAAVLVLEILAARLLAPYTGVTIETYTAVIGVCLAGIAVGSWYGGKLADRVMPEKLLGRALTLGGGLALLSGVLVDTIGPGVTGNGPFASVVLAAFAFFAPAAVLSSVTPTVAKLRIRDLDNTGSVVGFLSALGTAGALVGTFVTGFILVAALPSRVIVTSVGIALVIAGAVVWWRLDPPLKSGRVGVLVVLVLVGGTLGFAVSPCAFESPYFCGRIVSDPAREGGRTLVLDNLRHSYVDLGDPAHLEFDYAKRFAALVASHVADGAEISVLHIGGGGFTLPRYWPAEHEVDRNVVLEVDSDLVDVAEQRLGLTPDDEITVRIGDARRLIDDEPTDVYDVVVEDAFGALAVPWHLTTEEMLAKVRRVLTPDGLYLVNLIDYPPLGFARAETATLLAHFEHVAVLAEQGTLVGDAGGNLVLAASDVPIDVPAAVAVTRERGDASVDALEGEDLADWIGDARVLRDDFAPVDQLLTPP, from the coding sequence ATGTCACCGTTCCTCGCCGGTTCGCTCGTGTTCTCCGCTTCAGCCGCCGTCCTCGTGCTCGAGATCCTCGCGGCGCGGCTGCTCGCGCCCTACACGGGGGTGACGATCGAGACTTACACGGCGGTGATCGGCGTCTGTCTCGCGGGGATCGCGGTCGGGAGCTGGTACGGCGGTAAGCTCGCCGACCGTGTCATGCCCGAGAAGCTCCTCGGGCGCGCGCTCACGCTCGGCGGCGGACTCGCGCTGCTGTCCGGGGTGCTCGTCGACACGATCGGACCGGGCGTCACGGGCAACGGCCCGTTCGCGAGCGTGGTGTTGGCAGCGTTCGCTTTCTTCGCTCCTGCGGCCGTGCTGAGCTCGGTCACCCCCACCGTGGCGAAGCTGCGGATCCGCGACCTCGACAACACGGGCAGCGTCGTCGGGTTCCTCTCGGCGCTCGGCACCGCGGGCGCGCTGGTGGGCACGTTCGTGACCGGGTTCATCCTGGTCGCGGCCTTGCCGTCGCGGGTGATCGTGACCTCCGTGGGGATCGCACTCGTCATCGCGGGTGCCGTCGTGTGGTGGCGGCTCGACCCTCCGCTAAAGTCGGGCCGCGTCGGGGTCCTGGTCGTGCTCGTCCTCGTCGGCGGAACACTCGGGTTCGCGGTGTCGCCGTGTGCGTTCGAGAGCCCGTACTTCTGCGGGCGGATCGTCTCGGACCCCGCGCGGGAAGGTGGACGGACGCTCGTGCTCGACAACCTGCGACATTCGTACGTCGACCTCGGTGACCCCGCCCATCTGGAGTTCGACTACGCGAAGCGGTTCGCAGCGCTCGTCGCGAGCCACGTCGCCGACGGGGCGGAGATCTCGGTGCTGCACATCGGAGGTGGCGGGTTCACCCTCCCCCGATACTGGCCCGCCGAGCACGAGGTGGATCGCAACGTCGTGCTCGAGGTCGACAGCGATCTCGTCGACGTCGCCGAACAGCGGCTGGGCCTGACCCCCGACGACGAGATCACCGTGCGGATCGGTGACGCGCGGCGGCTGATCGACGACGAGCCCACCGACGTCTACGACGTCGTGGTCGAGGACGCCTTCGGGGCGCTCGCCGTCCCCTGGCACCTCACGACCGAGGAGATGCTCGCGAAGGTGCGCCGCGTCCTCACGCCCGACGGTCTCTACCTCGTGAACCTGATCGACTACCCGCCCCTGGGCTTCGCCAGGGCGGAAACCGCGACCCTGCTCGCGCACTTCGAGCACGTTGCGGTCCTCGCCGAGCAGGGCACGCTCGTCGGAGATGCGGGCGGGAACCTCGTGCTCGCGGCATCCGACGTCCCCATCGACGTGCCGGCCGCGGTGGCCGTCACGCGCGAACGCGGTGATGCGTCCGTCGATGCGCTCGAGGGTGAGGACCTTGCGGACTGGATCGGCGACGCGAGGGTTCTCCGCGACGACTTCGCCCCCGTGGATCAGCTGCTGACCCCACCCTGA